TGTTGCAGTCATTCCAAGCAAAAATTTAGGTTTAAAGTAATCCATGATTTTTTTATAAGATGAACTAGCTGCATGATGGGCTTCATCTACAATAATATATTCAAAATCATCTTTTTTAAAATTATCAATATAATTGTTCATTGATTGTACAGTTGAAAATACATAATCTGCATCTATTTCTTTGCCTGTACCTGTTAGAAGTCCTGTACTCTTATTTTTATTCTTTACTAGTTTCTTAAATGTTTTCTCCGCATCTCTTAAAATTTCTTCTCTATGTACTAAAAAAAGCATTCTTCGGGGATTATATTTTATAACATCAAAAGCTGACATATATGTTTTACCTGTACCAGTAGCTGCAATAACTAATGCCTTATTTTCGCCTGAATGTCTTAATCTATCTAAACTCTTTATTGCCATTTCTTGCATCTTATTTGGTTTTATTAATTCATAATTACTAAAATCTAAAGCCTTATTAGTCTCACTTTTTTTAATTTCCTTGAGGAAGCTTCTGTAGCTATTAAGAAATTCATCACTTACAATAGTAGTGGAATCCCATAATCCTAAGTATTCTTCTAAAACCTGACGTGTAAAACTATTATCTTTTTTAGAAACAACTTTTACATTCCACTCAACATTACTTTTTAAAGCTCTTTGAGTTATATTAGAAGATCCTATAATTATTTTATATTCTTCTCTATTCTCGAAGATATAAGCTTTAGTATGAAAACCCTTATCTTTATTAGCGATAAAAACCTTTAAATCAATGTTGCTAAAGTTTCTTATTCTTTCAAGTGCCTTAGGTTCAGTAAAATTAAGATATGTTGAAGTTAATATTTTGCCCTTAATGCCTTTTTTCTCAAGTTCTTGAAAACCATCCAATAAAAGTTGAACACCACTAAAATTGATAAATGCTACACTAAAATAAAATCCATTACATTGGCTTAAACATATCTTAAGTTCTTGTAATAGATTTCCTTCTTCTGAATTAACTATCAATTCATTATTAACAATAAACCCGCTATTTTCTATTTCCTTATTCTTGATATTGAAATTGTTACTATCTTTCTTTTCTATACTATTTATTTTGTCAAATATTGATTCCATATTATCACCTGCATTAATTTAATAAGTTATTTAATTCTTTATACAAAGAACAATATTTATATAACATTTTACAATTTAATCAACGCCTATCTTTGAGTTTCTCAACAACCAATATATCTGCTGGAACCCATCTAAGTTTGTCCAACTCATCTAATGGTATCCATTTAGCAGCATTATGAGCGTTTAAATGAATTTTTCCTCCACATATATCACACAAGAAGCAGTGCATTGTAAGATGAAAATTTGGATAATCATACTCAATAGTAGTTACATATTTAGAAACATGTATATCCAATTCTAATTCTTCTTTAATTTCACGAATAAGTGCTTCTTCTCTTGTCTCTCCAGATTCTATTTTGCCACCTGGAAATTCCCACATATTTTTAAACTCCCCATAACCACGACAGGTGGTAAATATTTTATTACCGTGCTTTATAATTGCAGCTACTACTTCTACCGTTTTCATTTATATAATCACCTCATATCATACCATAATTATACTATAATTTGACACACAAATATAGTTTATACCTTTGACGTTAAAAAATACTTCTAAATTATTAATTACAGAACTATTATATTCTTTTTATTTTGCTTTCTTCAGTTGCATCTGTGAAATCATCCTTTAACTTTTCAGAAATATCTGAAACCGCGCAACTGACTTTGATAGTATATTCAACATAGCCATGTTCTCCTTTTTTATAAGTTTTTTTGTTGATTCAACTTATATTTTAGAACTTGGCTATGTTTTTTTCTATACTTTTTTACTGGTAATTTAACCCTTAGTTAACATGCCCTTTTCGCTGTCCAGAGGTCAGGCCCGCAAACATTAAGCTGCTTTCCGCTTGTATGCGCATATCGCAAATAGATATGCAATGATCAGTATCCCTAAGCACCATGCAAGCGCAACCCAAATATCATTTCCAACGGGCTGCCCCACCAGTAGGGAACGGATGGCGTCGACAATAGAGGTCACCGGCTGGTTTTCGGCAAAGGTGCGAACGCCCGACGGCATCGACTCGGTGGGTACAAAAGCTGAGCTGATAAACGGCAAGAAGAGTAACGGATAGGAAAAGGCGCCTGCACCATCCACCGATTTTGCTGACAGTCCGGCAATCACCGCGATCCATGTCAGGGCCAGCGTAAACAGCGTGAGTATACCAGCCACGGCAAGCCATGACAATACTCCTGCTGGTGAGCGGAAACCCATAATGAGCGCTACGAGAATGATTACGACAACCGAAATCGCATTGGATACCAGTGAGGTCAGCACATGCCCCCACAGCGCGGCCGAACGCGCAATCGGCATGGAGTGGAACCGTTCGAAGATGCCTCTTTGCATATCCATAAACAAACGGTAAGCCGTATAGGCAATGCCGCTTGCTATCGCAATCAGCAGGACGCCGGGCAGCAGGTAATTCACATAGTTATCCGTGCCGGTTTGAATCGCACCGCCAAACACATAGACGAACAGCAGCATAAATGCAATCGGCATGATGGTGACTGTGATGATGGTGTCCATGCTTCGGGTAACATGGCGCATGGAACGTCCAAGCATGACGCCCATATCGCTGAAAAAGTGTTTCTTTACGGTTTCCATTTATTTTTCCTCCTTCTTGCCGATGATTGCGAGGAATATCTCCTCCAATGTCGGTTGCTTTTCTACATATTCCACTTTTGCGGGCGGGAACAGTCTTTTCAGTTCATCAAGGGTGCCATTCGCGATAATTTTCCCTTCATGCAGAATGGCGATTCGGTCCGCAAGCTGCTCGGCCTCCTCCAGATACTGCGTGGTCAGGAATACCGTGGTGCCGCCCTCGGCAAGCTCCTTGACCGTCTTCCAAACCTTGATACGTGCCTCGGGGTCAAGGCCGGTGGTCGGCTCGTCGAGGAAAATGAGCTGCGGGTTTCCGATCAGGCTCATGGCGATGTCAAGCCTGCGGCGCATACCGCCCGAATAGGTGGAAACCCTGCGGTCGGCGGCATCGATCAGGCCGAAGCGTTTGAGCAAATCGTCCGCAATCTGACGTGGATTTGCAAGGTGCCGTAGCTTGGCGATCATGATGAGATTTTCCCGCCCGGTCAATATCTCGTCCACGGCGGCAAATTGCCCTGTCAGACTGATGGACTGGCGCACATAGTCGGGCTTCGCCGCAACGTCGAATCCATTGACGGTAGCAGCTCCACTATCCTGTTTAAGCAGCGTGGTGAGAATTTTGACAATCGTAGTCTTGCCCGCGCCATTGGAGCCCAGCAGGGCGAAAATACTGCCTTTTTCCACCTCAAAATCCACGCCCTTTAGAACATGAAATTTCTTGTAGGACTTTTGCAGCCCTTTCACTTGGATTGCTTTTTCCATCCCGATATCCCCCTTTTACTTTGTTTTATCCGTAACCTTTTTCATGGCCTTATTAACTTCTTGGTCAACAGATTCTTGATAGATGTCAGCGCAAGTTTTTGAATCTTTGATTAGATCGTCGCAGAAAGCCGCTACGTCACTGCCCGTCACTTCGAGCACACCTTTCCCCAAGGCCGCGCCCTCTTCAAAAAGATCGATAATCCCCGAGAGCAAACCCATCCCGTCGGTTAGTTCAACAGGACCGACCTTAAAGAGATATTTTTGAATCTCTTTATAAACAATCTGATAATCTTGCGGGAGTGCTTTGACACGTACCACGTGCGCTCGCCACTCTTTTTTGCCTTCGATGATATCTTGTATGCTCATTTTATCCTCCTATTTACCTAATTTTTTAGCGATATTATTGTTGAGTTGTTCGCGCCACTTGTCACGAAAAGACTTTGCCCCTTCTTCACCGGCCAGCGCTGAACAGAAGCCTTTGATATCGTCACCCAAAACCTCTTGAACACTCTGGTCATCCGCCGCCGCTTCTTCAAGCAGGCCAAGCACACCGTCAAGAATTGGCATAAGGTTGCGACCGGTGAAATCTGAGTGCGGTAAAAGATTGGCAAAAATTTTTCCCCATGCCACTTGATAATCAGCAGACAGCTTTTTGGCTCGCGATTCAAAAATTTTCAATTCTTTAGTCATATCGCTGCCTGTGATCTTTTCCCAAAGATTCATCATTTTCTCTCCTTTAACTCGTTAATTTTTGACGCGACAAACTCCCATTTTCCCCAGAACCTCCGCAATTCCTCGCGCCCCGTATCGTTGAGCGCGAAAAACTTTCGCGGCGATCCCACGTCGGAGGGCTTCTTAGTGATTTCTACCAGCTTGCTTTTTTCAAGCCGGATCAGGATAGTGTATACCGTTCCATCCACAACATCTGTGAAGCCAAGGGCGTTCAGCCGCCGCATGATTTCGTAACCATAGGTTTCTTTGCGACTTATAATTTCAAGGACGCAGCCCCCAGCACGCCTTTGAGCATTTCCGTTAGGTCCTTCCAGCACAATTACCCCTCGCTATTCTGTATGACTTATATTAAGTAACACTTACTACCGCTATATAGTAACACATAATAGTCGGTCTGTCAATAGCGGCCATTATGATAATGAATTTCAACTAAAACGCAAGATGCTATCCGGCAAGTAGGGCAACTGTGACCACAATTGCATATTTTTTGTAGCCCCTATAATTTTGCTTTTCTTATTTTTAGAACAATCCGCTCCTGATATTAGCATCCATGTATATGCTATACTTAAGCATGAATATATGATCAAATATTATAATTACTTTATTGCTGTTGCCATTTTAAGATTTTCACGACCGGTCAGAACTTCGTCCACTACGGTAAACTGCCCGGTAAGGCTAATACTCTCGCGGACTTTTTCCGGTTGCCGAAAGACATCAAAGCCACATGCGCTCGCGCTGCCGTTATCTGCTTTGAGGATTGTAGATAGTATTTTGACAATCGTCGTTTTCCCCGCGTCATTCGAGCCAAGCAATGCGAAAATCTCACCACGTTGCACATCTAAGTCGACGCCTTTCAGGACTTCTGTTTTTTATAGGATTTTTTCAATCCCTTTATGGTTATGGCAAAATCAGTTATTTGGAATCATTCCCTTTTCCGAATTTTTTCATTATGTCGTGGTTAAGCTTCTCGCGCCAGTTTTCCGTATACGTTTTGGCGTTGAGCAGAAGTTCGTCGCAAAACGCCGCCACGTCCTCGCCCGTGATTTCCAAAACTTGTCTGTCTTCCACCACGCCAGCTTCCAACAAATCTATCAATTCATATTGAATCTTCAACATGTCATAGCCGTCTCCTGCAGCAAAATTCCACATGTATCTTTGAATTTTTTCAAATACGAACTGATAGTCTTCAGGTAGTGCTTTTACCCTTGCCATCTGTTGCTTATACTCTTTTTTATCCCCGACCACTTTTTTGAAAAACTCCAGCATAGTTACTGTCCCTCCTTTAATTGGTTGATTTTCGACGCAACAAATTCCCATTTTTCCCAGAACCTCCGCAGTTCCTCACGCCCCGCGTCGTTGAGCGTGAAAAACTTTCGCGGCGGTCCCATGTCGGAGGGCTTCTTGGTGATCTCCACCAACTTGTTTTTTTCAAGCCGTATCAGTATGGTGTACACCGTTCCCACCACAACATCTGTGAAACCGAGAGCGTTCAACCGCCGCGTGATTTCGTAGCCGTAGGTTTCTTTGCGGCTTATAACTTCAAGGACGCATCCTTCAAGCACACCTTTGAGCATTTCCGTTAGGTTTTCCAGCATAATCACCCCTTGCTATTATAGTATGACTCATATTAAGTATTGCTTACTACCGCTATATAGTACCACGTAATAGTTAGTTTGTCAATAAGGGTTGCTCTGATAATGAATTTCAACTAAAATGAAAGATGCTAACCGGCAAGCAGGGCAACTGTGACCACAGTTGCCCTGCTTATAGATTTTACCATTCTTATAAGCATATATTTTAACCATTCTTTTTGTACCGCTTCAAAATTGTTGAGATTTTTATAACAAAATACTTTATTATAAAGAGAAATTTTTTATCAAACTTCAACACCTCTAAAAAATCTTTTTCTAAGAGTCAGGTAAAGAAGCACATCCAAAATCGCCACTACCCCTATTATTATCCATATAAAACTCATCATATAACCCACATAAGGGGTAAACACAAGTTCTGCATGCATGTATACCGTTCCTAAAATGGCCCCTATGACAAATGGGGTAAAGAAAATGATTGCTAAATGCGTTGTCAGGTATCTCCTGCACTCTTTGCCGTTTATCCCTATTCTTTTTAGCATTACAATCTGTTCTTTTTCTTCATCAATATCAGTAACAATTTTGTAATACAATACAATGCCTGATGACAGTAAGAATAAAAATCCTATGAAGCTAAACGCAAAAAACGTAAACCCTCCAATACCAAACGCCATATCAAAACGTTCTTGCTTGTAAATTGGTCGCAAATTGGTTATATCGTCTTTTGCACCGAATACCAAGCTGGAGCTCTGCCATAAGCTTTCATCGGCGCCATTTATCTTGCGCAGCCCATCAAGTATGGCATTAAAAACCTTTTTGCCATGTCCCGATTTCAGATTAAACAAATAGGCGGTTTCTGTCTTGGCTTTCAGCTCTGCATACACCTTGTCGTCAACTACATCTGCCAAAACACCTGCATACTCAATATTTCCATAGGAATCAATGAAAGGAGCATACATACTTCTTGTTTTTTCTCTGCTATATACTAAATGCCTTATATTTCCCAATTTGCGAACAAAAGTATCCATATCCGTAGACTTTGCCCCAAATGCTTCTGCATGGGTTACACCTTCCCGCCAGGGCTCAATTGTGATAACCGTATCAAAATCAATGGGTTCTTGTGCTTTTGCACTGGAATTATAAACAAGCAGTAATTCGTCAGGTTTAACATCAATATGTAACCCCATATGCCTGTTAAACTCGCTTTCACTGATGACCATACTATCTTTATAATTTTCTAAATAATAGTTGACAAACCCTTCCTTGGTATTCCTGTAGTTTTGGCAGCTTGCAAATTTCAAAGCGGAAAAAGTATCTAAAACACCGCCTGCACCCCCCACAAGCTTCTTAATCTCGTCTGGACTTATATTATTCATATTGCCGCTTGTTTCAATCATAAAATCGTAGGGAACAAATTCCTCAATGGTTTTATTATTATAGGTATAGATTGATATGCCCATACCCATAAAATAAATGGCCACAAAAATTAATAACGAAACGATATACAACGTTACTTTATAGGAAAAAAATCGGTGACTGAGGCTTCCAAAAGTTAAAATGTTTCTGTTATAAAATGCAGGGACTCGCTTACTAAAATATCGCAGGATATCAATACCAAAAGCTATGACAAAATACAGCGATACTATGACAACTGCGAATGTTAAGAGTGGAATCAGTACAGGATAATTGGTTGTAATGCCCCTTGCCCACTCACTTCTGGCTAAAAACTCATGCAGAAAGAAGGTGGAAAAAATACATACAACGGCAGCAACTGCACCAACAACCGGACGTGACTTGGAAACGCCTTTGGTACTGGAGGATTTCATCATCTGTACAATAGAGAGTCTGCGAATAAAGATGTTGGTAAAAAGCATGTTAAAAAGAAAGACAAGGATAAAAACACCAAAGCTCAATAAAAAGGTTCTGTAGTCGATATAGTAAATATCGTTATAGCTAAAGCCGGTGAAGCCTAATATTCTGCCAAGTATCATATAAAACAATTTTGACAGCAAAAGCCCGGAAAGCATACCAAAAACCATAGATCCGGCAACAATGGCAAGGCTCTCTATATGAATCATTCTAATTAAGTCTCTGTCAGTCATGCCTAAAGTGAGATACAGTGCAAATTCACGGCTTCTTGATTTCACAAAATATATACCTGTGTACGCTACAAAAACGATGGAAAACAAGAGGATGGCATACGCCGCCGCTTGAATATAAGCAGATGCTGCCCTAAAAGAGCCATTCCGGGCTAAAATTTCATTAAACAACAGGCTGCCGTACAAAAATAAAACCGCAACAACAAAGCTGTTTACGAAAAGATAGGAAAGAAAACGCCCAAAATTATATTTTAGGTTTTTACCCACAATATGCCCAAATGTCATTCCTTATCGCCTCCCACTATACTCAAGGTCTCCAATATTTTATCAAAGAAGATCTTTCTGTCACCCGGACTTTGTATTTGAAGGTTGATTTTACCGTCTTTGATAAAGATAATCTTTTGGCAGTAGGATGCAGCAAATGCATCGTGAGTAACCATCAATATGGTACAGTGTTTTTGAATATTCATCTGTGTCATCATTTCCATGATATTGGCCGACGATTTCGAGTCAAGATTACCGGTTGGTTCGTCGGCAAAGCACACCGCCGGATCGGTGGAAAGCGCCCTTGCAGCCGCAACACGTTGTTTTTGACCACCGGAAGCGTGGTATTGGTATTTTTCAGCAAGGTCGCTTATACCGAAGAAGTTCATCAGTTCATTCACGCGGTGTTCAATTTTTTGCGGCGGTACTTTATCCAAAATCAGCGGCAAAGCGATATTTTCTTTCAGGGTCAGGCTTTCAAGAAGATTGAAGTCCTGAAAGATATATCCGATTCTTTGCCGGCGAAACAGCGCTAACTCATCTTTTTTAAGCCTATCAATGATCTTGCCGTCTATGATTACTTTGCCTGATGTTGCAGTATCAATACCAGACAATATATTTAAAAGCGTGGTTTTTCCACTGCCACTTGGTCCCATAATGCCGATAAACTCACCCTTAGAAACGGTGAGATTCACATCTTGTAAAGCCCGCACCTCCTTAGCTCCCTTAAATGAGCGATATACTTTTGTTAAATTTTCCGCCTTGATAATGTCATCCATAAATTCATCTCCTTGCATTAGTGTAATTATAGTATAGTGAAAAAGTACTGTGGTTAAAATCGATTTAGCTTACAATAACCTTGCAATTTTGAAAGAAAAGATAGACTAACACTTGTTCCTTCACCTACGGCGGATGTCAGAGTTACCTCAATACCAAGTTGCTTTGCAATGTGTTTAACCATAAAAAGACCTATTCCTGTGGCGGTTTTATGTTTCCGCCCGTTTTTGCCCGTAAAGAACAAATCGAAAACTCTTGGAACATCTTCAACTTCGATACCTATGCCCTCATCACGTATTGTAAGTACAGTGTATTTTTCACCTGGGTTTATTTCCATATAAATATTTTTACCTGAAGTACTGTATTTAATTGCATTTGAAATGATTTGTTCTAATATATAAGCACACCACTTTTTATCAGTATAGACATAGGTAGCTTCACCATAAAGTTTTGGAAACACGCCTGCATATATAAAGTCACGCTTCTTTTCATTGATAACCATGTTAACCAATCCGTGAAGATCAACACGCTCTGGCACATAATCATTTGAAAACTCATCAAGCCGCAGAATGTTCAGAGCTTGCTCCAAATTTCTTTTCAACTTTTCATTTTCCAGTGAAATATCGCCAAGTGCATCTGCGGATGGATTGACACAAGCAAGTTCAATAACGGCCAAAGAGGATTTCATATTATGGATGAAACTAGAAAACATGGAATTGCGCCCTGCCAGCTTGTAGTTCATAGTGGTGATTTTTTCATTGTAATTCTTATGTATTTCCTCTATGATCTCAAAAACGTAGGTCTCTTTGCAAGTTTCAGGATTCGATTCGCAGCCTTTGCTGTGCTTTGCACTGTCTAAGCTGGTTAAAAAGCCATGCATACTCACAGCTTTAACAATCAGATAAACAATTAGAATCGTCAGGCTAATCAAAGTGGGATAGACTATAACGGTTTCAGTGAAAGTTAGATTAAAAATCAA
This genomic interval from Clostridium kluyveri contains the following:
- a CDS encoding ABC transporter permease, coding for METVKKHFFSDMGVMLGRSMRHVTRSMDTIITVTIMPIAFMLLFVYVFGGAIQTGTDNYVNYLLPGVLLIAIASGIAYTAYRLFMDMQRGIFERFHSMPIARSAALWGHVLTSLVSNAISVVVIILVALIMGFRSPAGVLSWLAVAGILTLFTLALTWIAVIAGLSAKSVDGAGAFSYPLLFLPFISSAFVPTESMPSGVRTFAENQPVTSIVDAIRSLLVGQPVGNDIWVALAWCLGILIIAYLFAICAYKRKAA
- a CDS encoding PadR family transcriptional regulator, with product MLENLTEMLKGVLEGCVLEVISRKETYGYEITRRLNALGFTDVVVGTVYTILIRLEKNKLVEITKKPSDMGPPRKFFTLNDAGREELRRFWEKWEFVASKINQLKEGQ
- a CDS encoding (deoxy)nucleoside triphosphate pyrophosphohydrolase, with the protein product MKTVEVVAAIIKHGNKIFTTCRGYGEFKNMWEFPGGKIESGETREEALIREIKEELELDIHVSKYVTTIEYDYPNFHLTMHCFLCDICGGKIHLNAHNAAKWIPLDELDKLRWVPADILVVEKLKDRR
- a CDS encoding ABC transporter permease gives rise to the protein MTFGHIVGKNLKYNFGRFLSYLFVNSFVVAVLFLYGSLLFNEILARNGSFRAASAYIQAAAYAILLFSIVFVAYTGIYFVKSRSREFALYLTLGMTDRDLIRMIHIESLAIVAGSMVFGMLSGLLLSKLFYMILGRILGFTGFSYNDIYYIDYRTFLLSFGVFILVFLFNMLFTNIFIRRLSIVQMMKSSSTKGVSKSRPVVGAVAAVVCIFSTFFLHEFLARSEWARGITTNYPVLIPLLTFAVVIVSLYFVIAFGIDILRYFSKRVPAFYNRNILTFGSLSHRFFSYKVTLYIVSLLIFVAIYFMGMGISIYTYNNKTIEEFVPYDFMIETSGNMNNISPDEIKKLVGGAGGVLDTFSALKFASCQNYRNTKEGFVNYYLENYKDSMVISESEFNRHMGLHIDVKPDELLLVYNSSAKAQEPIDFDTVITIEPWREGVTHAEAFGAKSTDMDTFVRKLGNIRHLVYSREKTRSMYAPFIDSYGNIEYAGVLADVVDDKVYAELKAKTETAYLFNLKSGHGKKVFNAILDGLRKINGADESLWQSSSLVFGAKDDITNLRPIYKQERFDMAFGIGGFTFFAFSFIGFLFLLSSGIVLYYKIVTDIDEEKEQIVMLKRIGINGKECRRYLTTHLAIIFFTPFVIGAILGTVYMHAELVFTPYVGYMMSFIWIIIGVVAILDVLLYLTLRKRFFRGVEV
- a CDS encoding DUF1048 domain-containing protein, coding for MNLWEKITGSDMTKELKIFESRAKKLSADYQVAWGKIFANLLPHSDFTGRNLMPILDGVLGLLEEAAADDQSVQEVLGDDIKGFCSALAGEEGAKSFRDKWREQLNNNIAKKLGK
- a CDS encoding ATP-binding protein; translation: MYLIRLLCKTIDSERKAIVFYLANTAMMLLIFNLTFTETVIVYPTLISLTILIVYLIVKAVSMHGFLTSLDSAKHSKGCESNPETCKETYVFEIIEEIHKNYNEKITTMNYKLAGRNSMFSSFIHNMKSSLAVIELACVNPSADALGDISLENEKLKRNLEQALNILRLDEFSNDYVPERVDLHGLVNMVINEKKRDFIYAGVFPKLYGEATYVYTDKKWCAYILEQIISNAIKYSTSGKNIYMEINPGEKYTVLTIRDEGIGIEVEDVPRVFDLFFTGKNGRKHKTATGIGLFMVKHIAKQLGIEVTLTSAVGEGTSVSLSFLSKLQGYCKLNRF
- a CDS encoding ABC transporter ATP-binding protein, with product MDDIIKAENLTKVYRSFKGAKEVRALQDVNLTVSKGEFIGIMGPSGSGKTTLLNILSGIDTATSGKVIIDGKIIDRLKKDELALFRRQRIGYIFQDFNLLESLTLKENIALPLILDKVPPQKIEHRVNELMNFFGISDLAEKYQYHASGGQKQRVAAARALSTDPAVCFADEPTGNLDSKSSANIMEMMTQMNIQKHCTILMVTHDAFAASYCQKIIFIKDGKINLQIQSPGDRKIFFDKILETLSIVGGDKE
- a CDS encoding DUF1048 domain-containing protein, which translates into the protein MLEFFKKVVGDKKEYKQQMARVKALPEDYQFVFEKIQRYMWNFAAGDGYDMLKIQYELIDLLEAGVVEDRQVLEITGEDVAAFCDELLLNAKTYTENWREKLNHDIMKKFGKGNDSK
- a CDS encoding ABC transporter ATP-binding protein, which translates into the protein MEKAIQVKGLQKSYKKFHVLKGVDFEVEKGSIFALLGSNGAGKTTIVKILTTLLKQDSGAATVNGFDVAAKPDYVRQSISLTGQFAAVDEILTGRENLIMIAKLRHLANPRQIADDLLKRFGLIDAADRRVSTYSGGMRRRLDIAMSLIGNPQLIFLDEPTTGLDPEARIKVWKTVKELAEGGTTVFLTTQYLEEAEQLADRIAILHEGKIIANGTLDELKRLFPPAKVEYVEKQPTLEEIFLAIIGKKEEK